One window from the genome of Lysobacter helvus encodes:
- the amaB gene encoding L-piperidine-6-carboxylate dehydrogenase — protein sequence MTHPVLTALGLRDIESGTFLGNDTWSKTTDAGVLEPVNPTDGAVLAKVHASSQADYDTIVERAQAAYQVWRTTPAPRRGEAVRLCAEALRTHKDALGSLVALEMGKSKPEGDGEVQEMIDIGEFSVGLSRQLYGLTMHSERPGHRMYEQWHPIGIVGIISAFNFPVAVWAWNAFVAAVCGDISIWKPSPKTPLSAIAAMKICNEALKKGGFPDIFFLFNDAGTELASTFVDDKRIPLISFTGSTKVGRIVGERVARRMGRSLLELGGNNAIIVDKSAELKLAIPAIVFGAVGTAGQRCTTTRRLIVHESIYDDVLAKLVTAYKQVEKKIGDPTDPANLMGPLNSRDGVDAYLDSIAKARAAGGKIETGGTAIEGKGNFVLPAIVTGLTNDAEIVQHETFAPILYVMKFKALDEAIAMQNAVPQGLSSSIFTTDLKAAEAYLAASGSDCGIANVNIGTSGAEIGGAFGGEKETGGGRESGSDAWKAYMRRQTNTINYSDALPLAQGIKFDL from the coding sequence GTGACCCATCCCGTCCTGACCGCGCTCGGCCTGCGCGACATCGAATCCGGCACTTTCCTCGGCAACGACACCTGGTCGAAGACCACGGATGCCGGTGTCCTGGAACCGGTGAACCCCACCGACGGCGCGGTGCTCGCGAAGGTCCACGCCTCCTCGCAGGCGGACTACGACACGATCGTCGAGCGCGCGCAGGCGGCCTACCAGGTGTGGCGCACCACGCCGGCGCCGCGTCGCGGCGAAGCCGTGCGCCTGTGCGCCGAAGCGCTGCGCACGCACAAGGATGCGCTGGGCTCGCTGGTCGCGCTGGAAATGGGCAAGTCGAAGCCGGAAGGCGACGGCGAAGTCCAGGAAATGATCGACATCGGTGAATTCTCCGTCGGCCTGTCGCGCCAGTTGTACGGCCTGACGATGCATTCGGAGCGCCCGGGCCATCGCATGTACGAGCAGTGGCACCCGATCGGCATCGTCGGGATCATCAGCGCGTTCAACTTCCCCGTCGCGGTGTGGGCGTGGAATGCGTTCGTGGCCGCGGTGTGCGGCGACATCTCGATCTGGAAGCCCTCGCCCAAGACGCCGCTGTCGGCGATCGCGGCGATGAAGATCTGCAACGAGGCGCTGAAGAAGGGCGGCTTCCCGGACATCTTCTTCCTGTTCAACGACGCGGGCACCGAGCTCGCCTCGACCTTCGTCGACGACAAGCGCATCCCGCTGATCTCGTTCACCGGTTCCACCAAGGTCGGCCGCATCGTCGGCGAGCGCGTCGCCCGCCGCATGGGCCGCTCGTTGCTGGAGCTGGGCGGCAACAACGCGATCATCGTGGACAAGTCGGCGGAGCTGAAGCTGGCGATCCCGGCGATCGTGTTCGGCGCCGTCGGCACCGCGGGCCAGCGCTGCACCACCACGCGCCGCCTGATCGTGCACGAGTCCATCTACGACGACGTGCTGGCCAAGCTGGTCACCGCGTACAAGCAGGTCGAAAAGAAAATCGGCGACCCGACGGATCCGGCCAACCTGATGGGCCCGCTCAACAGCCGCGACGGCGTCGATGCGTACCTGGATTCGATCGCCAAGGCCCGCGCGGCCGGCGGCAAGATCGAAACCGGCGGCACCGCGATCGAGGGCAAGGGCAACTTCGTGCTGCCGGCGATCGTGACGGGCCTGACCAACGACGCGGAGATCGTGCAGCACGAAACGTTCGCGCCGATCCTCTACGTCATGAAGTTCAAGGCGCTGGATGAAGCCATCGCGATGCAGAACGCCGTGCCGCAGGGCCTGTCGTCCTCCATCTTCACCACCGACCTCAAGGCGGCCGAGGCCTACCTGGCCGCGTCGGGGTCGGATTGCGGCATCGCCAACGTCAACATCGGCACCTCGGGTGCGGAGATCGGCGGCGCGTTCGGCGGCGAGAAGGAAACCGGCGGTGGCCGGGAATCGGGTTCGGATGCGTGGAAGGCTTACATGCGCCGACAGACGAACACGATCAACTACTCCGATGCGCTGCCGCTGGCGCAAGGCATCAAGTTCGACCTGTGA
- a CDS encoding alpha/beta hydrolase family protein, with amino-acid sequence MEAIELPVVSADGHRSQLQARIPPSPTATLLWFGGMGIAARHFLPFAEALAQRGIAVFVHDWRGLGSSSVRASRREDWGYRALLMQDFPACEAAIEHALPGLRRIVGGHSLGGQLASCRLGLAHGVASELWLVASGTPDWRAFPPRTRWWLPMAYQALRSIAVLCGKLPGRRLGFGGEEARGVVRDWSRTGLTGRYAAVGVDDLEAALRSVTVPIRAVRMAHDWLAPGTSLEALLAKMPAAPRSIAVVEEAAPGVRADHYAWMKHPARTVEALLER; translated from the coding sequence ATGGAGGCGATCGAACTGCCGGTGGTCTCCGCCGACGGCCATCGATCGCAGCTGCAGGCCCGCATCCCGCCCTCGCCCACCGCGACGTTGCTGTGGTTCGGCGGCATGGGGATCGCGGCGCGGCATTTCCTCCCCTTCGCCGAAGCGCTCGCGCAACGCGGCATCGCGGTGTTCGTGCACGACTGGCGCGGCCTGGGCAGCAGCAGCGTGCGCGCGAGCCGTCGCGAGGACTGGGGCTACCGCGCATTGCTGATGCAGGACTTCCCCGCGTGCGAAGCGGCGATCGAACACGCCCTGCCCGGCCTGCGCCGCATCGTCGGCGGCCATAGCCTCGGCGGGCAGCTGGCGAGCTGCCGGCTCGGGCTCGCGCACGGCGTCGCGTCCGAATTGTGGCTCGTCGCCAGCGGCACGCCCGACTGGCGCGCCTTCCCGCCGCGCACGCGCTGGTGGCTGCCGATGGCCTACCAGGCGCTGCGGTCCATCGCGGTGCTGTGCGGCAAGTTGCCGGGCCGCCGGCTCGGGTTCGGCGGCGAGGAAGCACGCGGCGTGGTCCGCGACTGGTCGCGCACCGGGCTCACGGGGCGCTACGCGGCGGTCGGGGTGGACGATCTCGAAGCGGCGCTCCGGTCCGTGACGGTCCCGATCCGCGCGGTCCGCATGGCCCACGACTGGCTCGCGCCCGGCACGTCCCTTGAGGCCCTGCTGGCGAAGATGCCCGCCGCGCCGCGGTCGATCGCGGTCGTCGAGGAGGCCGCGCCTGGCGTGCGCGCCGACCACTACGCGTGGATGAAACACCCCGCGCGGACCGTGGAGGCCCTGCTTGAGCGATAA
- the thiD gene encoding bifunctional hydroxymethylpyrimidine kinase/phosphomethylpyrimidine kinase, translating into MAQGSARVSALTIAGSDSGGGAGIQADLKTFAAHGVHGLSAIAALTAQHTRGVTAVHVPPVEFLRAQVDACFDDFDIRVVKLGMLATTDVIREVDALLEAHCAVPVVLDPVMVATSGAKLLADDALDALRMRLLPRATIATPNLPEAELLLGARITDVESMHVAAGALLAHGARAVLLKGGHLAQGDAVVDVFADAHGMQEIVHPRLALEAHGTGCTLASAIAARLALGDALREACIAASDYVHRALASGYRPGRGDIVVLDHFGAAR; encoded by the coding sequence ATGGCGCAGGGAAGCGCACGCGTCTCCGCGTTGACCATCGCCGGATCCGATTCCGGCGGTGGCGCGGGCATCCAGGCCGACCTGAAAACCTTCGCCGCGCACGGCGTGCACGGGCTGTCGGCGATCGCCGCATTGACGGCGCAGCACACGCGCGGCGTCACGGCGGTGCACGTGCCGCCGGTGGAATTCCTGCGGGCGCAGGTGGATGCGTGCTTCGACGATTTCGACATCCGCGTCGTGAAGCTGGGGATGCTGGCGACCACCGACGTGATCCGCGAAGTCGATGCGTTGCTCGAGGCGCATTGCGCGGTGCCGGTGGTGCTGGATCCGGTGATGGTGGCGACGTCGGGCGCGAAGCTGCTCGCCGACGACGCCCTCGATGCATTGCGCATGCGCCTGCTGCCGCGCGCGACGATCGCGACACCGAACCTGCCGGAAGCCGAATTGCTGCTCGGCGCGCGCATCACCGACGTCGAATCGATGCATGTCGCCGCCGGTGCATTGCTCGCGCACGGCGCGCGTGCGGTGCTGCTGAAAGGCGGCCACCTGGCGCAGGGCGATGCGGTCGTGGATGTCTTCGCCGATGCGCATGGCATGCAGGAGATCGTGCATCCGCGCCTGGCACTCGAAGCGCACGGTACGGGCTGCACGCTCGCCTCCGCCATCGCCGCGCGCCTGGCGCTCGGCGACGCGCTGCGCGAGGCCTGCATCGCGGCCTCGGATTACGTGCATCGCGCGCTGGCGTCGGGGTACCGCCCCGGCCGCGGCGACATCGTGGTCCTGGATCACTTCGGCGCGGCGCGCTGA
- a CDS encoding PhoH family protein, whose product MTRSKRIHVLDTNVLMHDPTALFKFEEHDVYLPMQVMEELDNAKKGTSEASRNARQVSRFLNELIETQGVADVHNGIPLSRPNGLQLRGAESAGRLRFQTSNFDAGKRFGAVIPDNHILGAILALKEDEPDTPIVFVSKDINLRIKAAIAGIVSEDYENDRALDDFSLLYTGATALPEDFWTIHGKDLRSWTEKGRTFYEIARRDEDDWYPNQFLYLPGDEEAELRVARVTDAKITLQIVDDYRHNQHNVWGITARNREQNFALNALMDPEVDFVSLLGTAGTGKTLLALAAGLAQTMDQQRYREIIMTRATVSVGEDIGFLPGTEEEKMTPWMGALTDNLEVLTHNQEGGSWGRAATNDLLASRIKIRSLNFMRGRTFLSRYLILDEAQNLTPKQMKTLITRAGPGTKIICLGNVEQIDTPYLTETTSGLTYAVDRFKGWAYSAHVTLRRGERSRLADYASEVL is encoded by the coding sequence ATGACGCGTAGCAAGCGCATCCATGTCCTCGACACCAATGTGTTGATGCACGATCCGACGGCACTGTTCAAGTTCGAAGAGCACGATGTCTACCTGCCGATGCAGGTGATGGAAGAACTCGACAACGCCAAGAAAGGCACGTCGGAAGCCAGCCGCAACGCGCGCCAGGTCAGCCGCTTCCTCAACGAACTCATCGAGACCCAGGGCGTCGCCGACGTCCACAACGGCATCCCGCTCTCGCGCCCCAACGGCCTGCAGCTGCGCGGCGCCGAGAGCGCGGGCCGCCTGCGCTTCCAGACCAGCAACTTCGACGCGGGCAAGCGCTTCGGCGCGGTGATCCCCGACAACCACATCCTCGGCGCGATCCTGGCGCTGAAGGAAGACGAACCCGATACGCCGATCGTCTTCGTCTCCAAGGACATCAACCTCCGCATCAAGGCCGCCATCGCCGGCATCGTGTCGGAGGACTACGAGAACGACCGCGCCCTCGACGACTTCAGCCTGCTCTACACCGGCGCCACCGCGCTGCCGGAAGACTTCTGGACGATCCACGGCAAGGACCTGCGCTCGTGGACGGAGAAGGGCCGCACCTTCTACGAGATCGCGCGCCGCGACGAGGACGACTGGTATCCCAACCAGTTCCTCTACCTGCCGGGCGACGAAGAAGCCGAACTGCGCGTGGCGCGCGTGACGGACGCGAAGATCACGCTGCAGATCGTCGACGACTACCGCCACAACCAGCACAACGTGTGGGGAATCACCGCGCGCAACCGCGAGCAGAACTTCGCGCTCAATGCGCTGATGGACCCGGAAGTCGATTTCGTGTCGCTGCTCGGCACCGCCGGCACCGGCAAGACGCTGCTCGCGCTCGCCGCGGGCCTGGCGCAGACGATGGACCAGCAGCGCTATCGCGAAATCATCATGACGCGCGCCACCGTGAGCGTCGGCGAAGACATCGGCTTCCTGCCCGGCACGGAAGAGGAAAAGATGACGCCGTGGATGGGCGCGCTCACCGACAACCTGGAAGTGCTCACGCACAACCAGGAAGGCGGCAGCTGGGGCCGCGCGGCCACGAACGACCTGCTGGCCTCGCGCATCAAGATCCGCTCGCTCAACTTCATGCGCGGGCGCACGTTCCTGTCGCGTTACCTCATCCTCGACGAGGCGCAGAACCTCACGCCGAAGCAGATGAAGACGCTGATCACCCGCGCCGGTCCGGGCACCAAGATCATTTGCCTCGGCAACGTCGAACAGATCGACACGCCCTACCTCACCGAGACGACCTCGGGCCTGACCTACGCGGTGGATCGCTTCAAGGGCTGGGCGTACAGCGCGCACGTGACGCTGCGTCGCGGCGAGCGTTCGCGCCTGGCGGATTACGCCTCCGAAGTGCTCTGA
- a CDS encoding peroxiredoxin, whose translation MAKAKPLSRKLLDAPLALAGRDGPREGRLSDHAGRWLVLYFYPKDSTPGCTTEGLDFSALLPKFRKLGADVLGVSRDSARSHQNFCTKQGFAFDLVSDADEVLCTAFDVIREKQLYGRKYIGIDRSTFLIDPASRVAREWRGVKVPGHAQAVLDALQQAQQEPQ comes from the coding sequence ATGGCCAAAGCCAAGCCGCTGTCCAGGAAGCTCCTCGATGCGCCGCTGGCGCTCGCCGGCAGGGACGGTCCGCGCGAAGGCCGCTTGTCCGACCACGCCGGCCGCTGGCTCGTCCTCTACTTCTATCCGAAGGACAGCACGCCGGGCTGCACCACCGAAGGCCTGGATTTCTCCGCCCTGCTCCCGAAGTTCCGCAAGCTCGGCGCAGATGTTCTGGGCGTGTCGCGCGATTCGGCGCGTTCGCACCAGAACTTCTGCACGAAGCAGGGCTTCGCCTTCGACCTGGTCAGCGATGCGGATGAGGTGCTGTGCACCGCGTTCGATGTCATCCGCGAGAAACAACTCTACGGCAGGAAATACATCGGGATCGATCGGAGTACCTTCCTCATCGACCCGGCGTCACGCGTCGCGCGCGAATGGCGCGGCGTGAAAGTCCCCGGCCACGCACAGGCCGTCCTCGATGCTCTGCAACAGGCCCAACAGGAACCTCAATGA
- a CDS encoding glycine cleavage system protein R has product MTETPARPPAPNENHLLINAYTTHPQSPLLAVTRRISDSGCNLVDARLSTVGRDVSVTALATGSWDAVAKLETMLGRLEREEGLKLVFYRTGPKQVQSNLLPYIVEVVAADKPGILFQLADFFDRQGITIESLHCSRYRAMQTGADMFSAQVTIGIPSDMHIAALRDDFLEFCDHLNLDAIMDPMKF; this is encoded by the coding sequence TTGACCGAAACCCCCGCCCGTCCTCCTGCGCCGAACGAGAACCACCTGCTCATCAATGCGTACACGACGCACCCGCAGTCGCCGCTGCTGGCGGTGACCCGCCGCATTTCCGACAGCGGCTGCAACCTCGTCGATGCGCGCCTGAGCACGGTGGGCCGCGACGTGTCGGTGACCGCGCTGGCCACGGGGTCGTGGGACGCGGTGGCCAAGCTGGAAACGATGCTGGGCCGGCTCGAACGGGAAGAAGGCCTCAAGCTCGTCTTCTATCGCACCGGCCCCAAGCAGGTGCAGTCCAACCTGCTGCCCTACATCGTCGAGGTGGTGGCGGCGGACAAGCCGGGCATCCTGTTCCAGCTGGCGGACTTCTTCGATCGCCAGGGCATCACCATCGAATCGCTGCATTGTTCGCGCTACCGCGCGATGCAGACCGGCGCCGACATGTTTTCCGCGCAGGTCACCATCGGCATTCCCTCGGACATGCACATCGCGGCGCTGCGCGACGATTTCCTCGAGTTCTGCGACCACCTCAACCTCGACGCGATCATGGATCCGATGAAGTTCTGA
- the dapA gene encoding 4-hydroxy-tetrahydrodipicolinate synthase: MHLSGSITALATPFTSTGEIDLDAWRRLLEAQLQAGTQAIVVAGSTGEAAALYDAEYDALLRTAVDLVAGRIPVLAGTGQSNTAKTIEQTRRAAALGADLALVVTPPYVRPTQAGLVAHYRAVADDDALPIVLYNVPGRTGCDMQVETVAELAGHPRIVAIKEAVADPARMTALLRLRNASFSVLSGDDPTACRAMLAGADGIVSVASNVLPVAFRRLCDLARGGRRDEAEALDARMQPAYDFLGVEPNPIPVKAVLAHFGYGHGLRLPLLPLSAAHAVRTPVIAADIQTLEHTLRDSLAA, from the coding sequence TTGCATCTTTCCGGCAGCATCACTGCGCTGGCGACGCCTTTCACGTCGACCGGCGAAATCGACCTCGACGCCTGGCGCCGTTTGCTTGAAGCACAGCTGCAGGCAGGCACGCAGGCCATTGTCGTCGCGGGTTCCACGGGCGAAGCGGCGGCGTTGTACGACGCCGAATACGACGCCTTGCTCCGCACGGCGGTCGACCTGGTCGCCGGGCGCATTCCCGTCCTCGCGGGCACGGGCCAGTCCAACACCGCGAAAACCATCGAACAGACGCGCCGCGCCGCCGCGCTCGGCGCCGATCTCGCGCTCGTCGTGACGCCGCCGTACGTGCGCCCCACGCAAGCCGGCCTCGTCGCGCACTACCGCGCGGTCGCCGACGACGATGCATTGCCGATCGTCCTGTACAACGTGCCGGGCCGCACCGGCTGCGACATGCAGGTGGAGACGGTGGCGGAACTCGCCGGTCATCCGCGCATCGTCGCGATCAAGGAAGCGGTGGCCGATCCCGCGCGCATGACCGCGCTGCTGCGCCTGCGCAATGCCAGCTTCAGCGTGCTCAGCGGCGACGATCCCACCGCTTGCCGCGCGATGCTCGCCGGCGCGGACGGCATCGTGTCGGTCGCCTCCAACGTCCTGCCCGTCGCGTTCCGTCGCTTGTGCGATCTTGCACGCGGCGGGCGTCGCGACGAGGCCGAAGCGCTCGATGCCCGCATGCAGCCGGCCTACGACTTCCTCGGCGTCGAACCCAATCCCATCCCGGTGAAAGCCGTGCTCGCGCATTTCGGCTACGGCCATGGCTTGCGCCTGCCGCTGCTGCCGTTGTCCGCGGCGCATGCCGTGCGCACGCCGGTCATCGCCGCCGACATCCAGACCCTCGAACACACCCTTCGCGATTCGCTCGCGGCCTGA
- the fdxA gene encoding ferredoxin FdxA, with translation MPFVVTDNCIKCKYTDCVEVCPVDCFHEGPNFLVIDPDECIDCTLCEPECPVNAIYPEDDVPAGQEVFVALNADLSKAWPVITVRKDPPADAKDWEGKTDKLPLLER, from the coding sequence ATGCCCTTCGTCGTCACCGACAACTGCATCAAGTGCAAGTACACCGACTGCGTCGAGGTGTGCCCCGTCGATTGCTTCCACGAAGGTCCCAACTTCCTGGTGATCGATCCGGACGAATGCATCGACTGCACGCTGTGCGAGCCCGAATGCCCGGTCAATGCGATCTATCCGGAAGACGACGTGCCGGCGGGACAGGAGGTCTTCGTTGCGCTCAACGCCGACCTGTCGAAGGCCTGGCCGGTGATCACCGTGCGCAAGGATCCGCCGGCGGATGCGAAGGACTGGGAAGGGAAGACGGACAAGTTGCCGTTGCTGGAGCGGTAA
- the pcnB gene encoding polynucleotide adenylyltransferase PcnB: MSTTTPMTLPSAQPILRTIPRDAHAISRKDISPNALRVLYRLREGGFGAFLVGGAVRDLLVGGHPKDFDVATDATPEQVKALFRNCRLIGRRFRLAHVVYGREIIEVATFRANVDDGSGDREMHEGGRLLRDNVYGTIEEDAIRRDFTANALYYAIEDFSVRDYTGGFEDVQARVMRLIGDPETRYREDPVRMLRAVRLAAKLDFTIEPATAAPLPALAPLLRESAPARLFEEALKLFLSGHAVASFERLEHHGLLAAFLPETAQALASNRSGALRRMVIEGLRSTDARVANDEPVSPAFLFAVLLWPAYCRDLMGLQASGVHAAEAQRRAADRVTLHLLNTIALPRRFSLPMQEIWLLQSRFNQRQRKRVFRLLGHPRFRAAFDFLVLRQHASPEHAEDIAFWTDVQSQPGEAVAAQLEARAIEAAEAEDAPRKRRRRRRRPEASGG; this comes from the coding sequence ATGTCCACGACGACCCCCATGACCCTGCCCAGTGCGCAACCGATCCTGCGCACGATCCCGCGCGATGCACACGCGATCTCGCGCAAGGACATCAGTCCGAATGCGCTGCGCGTCCTCTATCGCCTGCGTGAGGGCGGCTTCGGCGCGTTCCTCGTCGGCGGCGCCGTGCGCGACCTGCTGGTCGGCGGACATCCCAAGGATTTCGACGTCGCCACCGACGCCACGCCCGAGCAGGTGAAGGCGCTGTTCCGCAATTGCCGCCTGATCGGCCGCCGGTTCCGCCTGGCGCACGTCGTGTACGGCCGCGAGATCATCGAAGTGGCCACCTTCCGCGCCAACGTCGACGACGGCAGCGGCGATCGCGAAATGCACGAAGGCGGCCGCCTGCTGCGCGACAACGTGTACGGCACGATCGAGGAAGATGCGATCCGCCGCGACTTCACCGCCAACGCGCTGTACTACGCGATCGAGGATTTCTCGGTGCGCGACTACACCGGCGGTTTCGAGGACGTGCAGGCGCGCGTGATGCGGCTGATCGGCGATCCGGAAACGCGTTACCGCGAAGATCCCGTGCGCATGCTGCGCGCCGTGCGCCTGGCCGCGAAGCTCGACTTCACGATCGAACCCGCCACCGCCGCGCCGCTGCCCGCGCTCGCGCCGCTGCTGCGCGAATCCGCGCCGGCGCGCCTGTTCGAAGAAGCCTTGAAGCTCTTCCTCTCCGGCCATGCGGTCGCGAGTTTCGAACGCCTCGAACACCACGGCCTGCTCGCCGCGTTCCTGCCGGAGACCGCGCAGGCGCTCGCCAGCAATCGCAGCGGTGCCTTGCGCCGCATGGTGATCGAAGGCCTGCGCAGCACCGATGCGCGCGTGGCCAACGACGAACCCGTCTCGCCCGCGTTCCTGTTCGCCGTGCTGCTGTGGCCCGCGTATTGCCGCGATTTGATGGGCCTGCAGGCCTCGGGCGTGCACGCGGCCGAAGCGCAACGCCGCGCCGCCGATCGCGTCACGCTGCACCTGCTCAACACGATTGCGTTGCCGCGCCGCTTCTCGCTGCCGATGCAGGAAATCTGGCTGCTGCAGTCGCGCTTCAACCAGCGCCAGCGCAAGCGCGTGTTCCGCCTGCTGGGCCATCCGCGTTTCCGCGCCGCGTTCGATTTCCTCGTGCTGCGCCAGCACGCCTCGCCCGAGCACGCCGAAGACATCGCGTTCTGGACCGACGTGCAGTCGCAACCGGGCGAAGCGGTGGCCGCGCAGCTCGAAGCGCGCGCGATCGAAGCCGCCGAAGC